TGTAGTGACGTTGCCACACTGCACTCGTGCAATCAGTCTGATGTTGACTGAAGGATCATGGGCAGCGCAAATGTCTGACAATTGCACCGAGAAAAACTCGAGTGCGCACACATCACGCTTTCCGTGCAACCAGATAAAGTTGAGGACCATCGAATCAGACCAAACTTATCTGCACTTCCTAGGTAAAAGTAAAACCCACCAGTGTTCAAATTCTAATAGAGTTAATGTGTGCCAAGGTGAAAATTTCTGTGAGTCGCCCTTGAATGGCTCGAGAAGAGGTGCTAAAGTTTGGGACAAAAAATAGTCTCTGAATAATAAGTCTGCACGAGCTCGATTCGAGAAATAAATAATTACATTGGGGGTGAAATCATGATACAACATATTTCTTTGCTGCTTGATATGAGGGGATAGGGTGAAAATTTTGGTTACCCTCGGTATGATATACACCAACATATGAATACATTCCGGCAAAACTGAGGATACAACATTAATCGCTGCCATCTACTGTACACTATATATAAAGCAAGAATGAATGGCAAAAACCAACTAGCAGTGTACACAACTCACTAACAGGCAAGCAGAAGTGAGAGAAATGGTTAAGAACAAGAAAGGAAACGCCTTGCCTGAAGCACGCTGAAAGAGCAACCGCAACATTATAGACAGGTGGAGCACTACAACCCAGCAGGAAAGTTGCTGACCTGCCCTTGTTCTAGCCTGTCCTCGCCATTCACTTTGTAAGACACCCGGATACGCATTGCAAGTGGTTTCTATGAAGCAAACGATCCAGAATCAGATTATCGGAATGGAAAAACAAACATTATTGTTCTACTTGAAGAGCAGAAATATAAACAACTTTTTAACAAACCAAAAGAAGTGCATCAGGTAAACTTTCAATTATCAAATTGGTTCAGAAGTCAAAGAAAAGCAGAAAAAAATGCTAAGAGTCATTAAGAGGGGTATCTCTAGATATACCTGTCCATGCTGGTTGTTAGTAACACTGAGGCTTTGTGTAACTGACCCATTTCCACTGGCAGGAAGAGTGCTGCTGCTAGCTGGGTCCAGACGCAACTGGATGAACTGGAACACAAATTTGGACAACAAAAATGAGCTACACAAATCTAGAGTTAGGAAACTACCATAGTTCTTAAGGCGGTAAGGCGAGGCAAGGCGTTGGACCATATTCTAACTGCCTAGGCGACGCCTAGGCACTAACAAGGCGAGCAAGGCGACGCCTTATAAATCAGAGAAACAGCAAGACAGCAGGAGGAagggggaagaaaaagaaaaagaaaaaaaatgagaagggGGAAGGGGATGCAAGAGGCTGGCCCAGCCCACCAGACAGCCCATATAACCCTCCCTTGGCTTGTGGATAAGACTCCCCGACCCTTCTCTCCTTCCCTGTTCGGtcagcgccgcgccgccgccgctcgcttaTTCTCCGTGCGCCGCTCGCTTCACCCTCTCCCTTTTTCTCCTTGGCACCGCCCCtcgcttcctcctctccctctgttTCTCCTTGCACTCCTGCTGCCCACAGCTCCTCCAGCCATCCTCCTCAGTATCGCTTCTCTGCACCCCCCACGAAGTTGTGCGCCTGCACCCTCTCAGATCGACCACGGCAGCTGACCGGAGTGGGTTCTGCATCAGACGCCAGCGCCGGAGCTAGCAGGGATGGAGCTGCGGCAGCTGCTGGGCCTTTTTTGTTTGATTTCCCTTCGATTCTTCCTCCTACCTTCCGGTCTCTTGCTGTTTTTTACTAGGCGACGGGGACGCCCAGAATCCTTTGAGCGCCTGGACGCCTTATTAATGTTGGTTATGAACAATTTATATGCTAACAATTTCTACAGACAATTTTACTAACTGGATCCAATGTTAACCATGATAGCAATGCTTGGCAACAAAAGGTCTATAACCTACCAGGAACATATATGGCTTTTGATGCAATAACAATCAGTTGAGTGATTACAAGATCTACAGCATAAACTAAGCAAGTTGATTTGTAAGTCCAACTTTTTATTAAAACAACTGGTGTTTGTAATGAGAGCAAGAGTCAGAGGTGAATACTACCTTTGGCACAGCTGCCTGGAAGACGAAATCTGTGAATGTGGTAGTTGCTAAATTTGTGAAGGTAGCATTAATTGTAGTCTCCTGAGGTTTCCCAGGCTGCTTTTTGAAGCTGAATGTGATCCTCAAGGTTGCACTCTGGAATGCTGTGATTGTGGGATAAGCTGCATTTCCATCTGGCGGTCAGGCAAATTGAGTAACAGAAAAATTGTCATTATCAAGAATGTTATATAATTAGtagaaaaatgcaaaaccaccctTTGAAGCCACCTTGAGTTTGATATGGAAAGAAATCAAACTTGGTGACTTTTCGGGGGGTACTTGCAACTTTCTATTGTGTCGGATAATCAAGTAACAGGAGATAACCAGGAAGAGATGTGCTTGAGGACAAACCATCAAGAAGATCCACAACTTGAGGTGTAACAGGAACAGGTTTGGTTTCTGCTGCAAGGTGTTAGATAAATAAGCACAAATGAAAAAACTCAAACAAATTGGCAACTTAATCATCACATTATTTTACCTATGCCTGGAGGGATAAAGTTCGATGTTGGTGGGCCATTTTGTACAGGAGTTGAACCAATAGATAGAAGATCCATTAGAATGTCTGTGCTTGTAGATGGAGCTCCGCCTAGACATAGGACCAAAACAGACTCATAAGCAACACTTGCACTAACGATGTCACCACAAACAGCATAATATCATATCAATACCGGTTTGGAATTGCCAGTTAAAACCAAGGTTTAATCCTATTTATAAGACAGCAAATTATGCACTACTAGCATAGTTAAAACCAAGTGTGGACTATGTGCCCAAAGATTAATATGTGATAAAGCATAACTTGCTTTGCCTGTGCAAACCAAGAAGAAACAGAAGCAAATCCTTATGAAATGTAAATAGGCGAGAGTAAGACCTGCAGGGGATGAATCAATCAAGCCAATGCCCAAAAGGTCCTGTAGAAAATCATTAGGCGCTGTAGTAGGGGCCGAGGTAGTCACTGGGGTATCATCAGAACTCAAATCAAGCAAATCAGCTAAAGGAGCTGCTGGTGGCTTTGCTACACCATTTGGAAGCTTAAGTTGGCCTCCAGGAGTGACTGCTGGAGCTGATTTTACTGATGAAACCGTGGCTTGCATAGAAGCAGCTCTCTTCACCAAATAATTAGCTTCATCCAATACAGGCATCCGTTCAAGCAATGATGATCTGCACATACACCAGCATCATCCAGATTACCATTcattttaacaaaaaaatatagTAATACAAAAGTATACTCAATAATTGCAAAATCTGCCACTCACTTTATAGACTGGTGTCTTTGTATAATGGAACTGAATTCAATAGATCTTTGCTGCAATTCAAGCACAGTATTCCCTTTATTCTGTGCAACTATTTCTTTTATCCTCCTGGCaacacaaaacaaaaaaagaatgatGAAGACAATCACTTTACAAATGATTCAAGGCATaaaaaacaaaggaacaaaGATAGACTTGAAACAAAGCTGAATTGCGCGTAAACAAAGCTAAAGACACAAAGTGAATGGCGAGATTGTTGTGCTATAAACTCTTTTATATAGTTCTTACTgagaaagatgatgatgaaaccAGTTCACAAGAAATTATATGGTCTACAGACCCCAATTACTAAACAAAGTTGTGCACTATTGATTTCTCATTGTGGCATTTGAGAACTTACTGCTTTCTTGTTTAACGATGGTGTATGCTCATATGGTTCATTCAAAAATACATTGAAGAAATAGAATATAAAACCTTTAACCGTGGCTAGTTAAAAACAAACTCCATGCAAATCAAGACATAAAAACTCTGCTACTTTATAGAAAAAGGAACTGTGCATTTGAGTCATTGGTAGGTTGTCCCGCTACGGTACAGAGTATTTTCAAACCACTATGACACAGGTCCAGTTCAAAAATAACTTACTCCGAGGTTGGTGGAAACCGGGAGGAAAGCTTCAAAAGGGAGACAAGACACATAGCCCTAGTAGTAACATCTGCAGAGTAGCGTTTAAGATAGACCTCTACAGCATCCACAGCATCAGATTCTGTTACCTGAACAAGATCAGAAATTGGCCAAGCCGTTTGACACTAGAAAATTTGAGGAGCAGTGCTTCTAAATGAAATACATAAAGAGAAATGGCAACAAATGGAAGAGGCTTAAGCTATAAACTCTATAAAGTCATAATTCTCCAATCAACCGTACATGCAGCCATGCAAGTAAACAAATGATCATGTCACTTCTGATGACATCCATTATAGCTAACATAAGTAATCACAAGAAGATCACAAGGGAGGATACTGTGAGAAGATTCTAGTTCAGCGTGGAGTTATCAACTTCCTACATGCACCAAATTTGGAACGGTCCAATAACAAATTATTTGCATGAAAAAGTAACAAGAATACATaatgatacaaaatggaatTATCAGTGCAGTGTCTTCTCAGTAGAAAGTGTATCACTAAATAGAGATGGCTACCAAGAATAGAACTTCCAACTCACCGTGATCGGTTCCTCAATGTCCAACATACTAACATTGTTGACCAGCATTTCTCCATATTCACCGATGCACCAAACAGCCACCCTAACTAAACTTTCCTAAACATATCAACATAGAAGAGATCTATGCACATTAGATACATAATCCAATAGTATACGGTACAAAGAACACTAATTATTTCTCAATACCTGTTCACCACATGCTTGCAATGCCTTATATAATGACCTGACTGAATATCCTTGAAGTTCAGATGCATTACTTATTAGAACTATAAGAGCATGCCATACATCATCCTTTACATGATTTCCAGCCTGTTAATATAAGAGTAAATTATATAGTAAGTAAAGGTGCATGCAAGACTCTTTAATTTATAAGTGCAGCAGAAATTCATGCTTATACATTTACAGACTCAGAGACTTGATTGGCTGAAGGTAAATCATATATTAACAGAGGTGCACGCTAGATTAAATATGATGACTGTTTGACGATTGGAATTTTGGTATAGTAAGTTGGTCATGAGTCTTTTTACAGGTGCAGTTATCGCGTCTGGAAGGTGTGGGAGACGCAACTTTTATAATAGAAATCGCCAACATTGCACAAACCACAACCCCCTAAAACTGTGGATGAGAACTTTGGCTACAAAACATCAAGAGTGTTTTAATGGACTCCagtaattaggtaaggaaaaattGTATAGATGTCGAATTAATATCGagccaaaaaaaatagaaggggtcccgaaagtaATAATAACTGTATGGCTCCACGTACCAGTGATAAAACTCTGAACATCTGGTCTAAGTACCATAGCTTGTCCTGGGAAAACCTAAcaaaaaaatgccaaaccatTAATTTCCCGTAAATCAACAGGAAGTAAACAAGATATTCCATAAAATTTATCCTATACCAGCACAAAATTCTAAACAACTCATCAAGCACAGATAtggataaaaaataattaagtaACCAAAAATGAGCTGTAGTTCAGCagaaggggggaggggagcaAAGGAATAAAAGCATGAAATGCAGCAGAAGACAACATAGTGCTGCAAGTTATGTGGCTAGGAAACTAAAACATTTATACCATAGCCTGTCATCTAGCGTACTGCAAAGGAAAGAGAACTGAATGATGTATGTGTCATATATTTTGATAGGTGATAGCATCCAGAAAATTAGGCTGAAATAATAATTATTATGCTAAAAGAACCATGCTTAAAGACTTTAGGCAAGATCAAAACAGGGCATGGGCATGATAAGAAAGGCTACTATTCAAATGAGAGCAAATCAATTCTTCACTTGTTAATGAATGATGTTCCCTTATTCCATTCACTTCCCTCTGTCTAAGAGACAACAAAGACACGGTACCGGAGGAAAGTGCAGCATGTACTCAACAGCCAAATGTCTTTATTGTATGTCAATTTATTTCAATAATCAATATACATCTAATATCAGTGGATATACAGTAACCATTGGAGCAAAAAGGAACATGCACATcagatcccccccccccccctccttccAATTGCACCTAGAGAGAACACAACTGCACGAACCGTAGGTCATTCACAACAAGGAGAAATGCTGGATCCATAATTAACAACTTACTTTTCAACTATTGAGCATATCTTAGCAGTGAGGTCGTCCTTGAAATCTTGATCACTCACTTCAAGGTAATCAACAAGCTCCTTAGTCAAAGGCTTTACATTTGTATCATTGACAAGTAGGTAAACAAGTTCCAGGGCCCTTTTGCGAATGGAGACATCTGCATCCTGACAGTTCATATGCGATTGAAAATATGAGTACAAAAGAAGGCTAGGAGTCCAGTAGGAAGTGACAGGTCAATAGAACAAATTCATAAGCAAGGCAGGTAAATAGAAAGTGTGTTGAGGATGCTTTTAAGCTGTATGGATGAAAATATAACAATGACTTATACATGGATCAAATAGCTAGTATTTTTTCTCTTGTTCTGCATATAATTTAAGAACAGACTGGACAGAATACAAAGAAGGGCAGAACTGTCTTCTCAAGATATGCAGAAATGAACAGACCCTTATCTCAAGCTCTCAGCAAACTATCATAAGTGAATATTGTTCCAAAGTTGTACATGATGAGCATATTTTACTTTGTAGAAGAAAGGGCCAAAGGGAACAGACACATCACATTAGTCTGGCAAAGTGTACTTGGTTACCTTGACACACTCTAAAATTGTTGCTCTGTGCCTCTGCACTGCTTGTGTGTCTACAGCAATGGCCTTCATAAGCATGTTCAGGGCAACATATCTGAAAAGGCGGTATATACAGTAAGAATTTAATTATGAGAGATGGAAAGCACTTTACTATTAGAAAAACTCAGTCATGCATTCCGTCCATTCTTGCTGTCTGAAGATAGCACTGTAATCGCTAAGCCTCTCAATAATTCTCATATTCTACAGGAACAGTCAAGACCAAATAACTTACCCATCAAACTACCCCCAAAAAAATAACATCTTCACCATTTTGGCCAATATGAAGAAAAAATAGTTCACAATATCAGCTGGCTGAAAGAAAGAGTAAATTTACCTTATGTTGTTATCACGGTTGGACAAAAATCTACCCAAAATATTGATTGCCAACACACGTAAACCACTGGTAGCTTCGATGCCCATTATGGTCtcaacacattcatataaaatAGCATTTCCAGCATTCTTATTTGACTCGGTTTTCGTTGCAACCTGGAAAACAAATCCAAGTATTTATTATCAGGAATGCCAAGTGCAAAGATAACCGAAAAGGgcacaaaaataataataataataataataaatcaaCAATCATATAACACAGTTTTCAGAATCTAACACGTGACAGCAGTAACTCACTGAACAAGATTTAGATGAAACAGCACCAATTCGAAATTAACAAATTACAAATTACTCAGGGTAGTGCCACTAGGAGTTCATATTATTATAGTTTTGTATAGTACTGTAATACGTGAGTTGTGGTAATTATTCAGAAGAAGGGCTCTGGTAGTTGTACAATTATAGAATGAAAGATGAACACATCACCTGAGCAAGAATATCATTAATATACTCACTGCAATCTGCATCTCCTTGGCTCAGTGTTCGCATGAGTTTAAGCACTCGGATATGTAAGAACGGATCTGTAATGCCAGCAACATCGTATTCAGGAGCATATGAACTGTTGGACACATCTCTCAGTATTCGGACCAAACCTTCAAGAGAGTTCTGCAACAAGAAGCCTTAGTCAGAACATTTATAGccgcaaaaaaaaacatgcaaatTCACAATGATCTTCATGGTATCATCCAACAACAATGTCAAAAAAAATCATCTATGAGGCagaacagaagaaaaaaaaaattccggTGCAGATTCAGCATAGGGAATGGTTGCATACAAAGAAAAAAGAGTCATCCAAATTAGCAGGGGCTAGTTTTGAGATTTATGCATTACGATGTGGAACATACAGATGTGAGAACTGAGGTTGTTAGTGTTGCCTATCAAGTCATCTGATTTAAAAAACGACCAGGCTAGCAGGAACTAGGTCCCATTGTAAATATGAAGAAACAAGCACCTAAATTCCGAGTCAAAGAGGACTCGCACCTGGGTGGTACATGTGTATCCCACACCTCCCACCATCTATCAAGTCATCTGTGATTCTACACCGCATTACTACTCTCTACAGCTACCAAGGTCTGTACACAATGACCTGAGGGCAACATGAACAGATACACACACAAAAACACACGCTCTCACCACAAACACACACGTTCCACCTTACTGGGCAAAGCCCACATCAAACATAGATCAGGCACGCCATTGGATAACAAAGAACGACCATATTTGCCTGCATCCAATTCTAACACTTCTAATGATGCTATCGCTCACAGGCCTTTCGAGATAGATAACAGAAAACTAACGAATGGCATTGATCAAAATGCTGCAGTGTCTGCCTAGAAATCAGTGTCTGGGATACCTCATAATATATGATCTATTGAGGCAAGTAAATAAGAGGAATGATTAATCAACAGCATCTTATATTTCGTTGATGGTAAAAGGAAAAATACATAAAATGCCCAGCTTATTTAAAGTTAAGTGTGTGTAAAGACAACAGATAGGTCACATAAACTAAAAGATCATGCCAGGTTTCCAAAACTAAAGCAGTGGATAAATTTGGACTAGGGATACAAAACTTGAAATTCTTTTAACAGTGTCTCTTTCACTAGTGTGAATGAAAACAAAAATGGTTGAGTTTCTCAGGCATCTTAATATGGAAAACATGCAAGGATAAACAGTATTTATTAACACAAATGAGTAATGGAAAATAAACAGCTGTTGCTATCTAACTTTGAGAGTACGAGCATTATGTGTGTAGATAATTCTccagggaagaaaaaaaagcattgCTCTTGTCATGCACTGTACCTTCCTCAAGTACTCCAATGCTTCAGTGCTGGCTTTACAGAGTTCCGTGCAAAGCTGAACAGCAGATATAAGAACCCCATGATGTTTTTCCTTcagtaatgatgcagcagcACCCATGAAATTTTCTGCCAAGTCTGGGACTTTTCTTACAATCCTTATAGAGCATAAGGCAGCCTACAAAATAGCAAGAGCTAGAGAATCAACAAGAATTTTCCACAACACACATTTCACAAGCTAATAAAAAATGATAAAGTACTGGTGAAGGGTGAAAATGTCAAGCTGGGAAAATGCTCAGGGTGTAAGCTATGAGATGACAGCGGCAAGAATactcaaaaagaaaataagggTTGTTAGTGACAATTTTATTGGTGCTAGACTGCCAGTATATTAACTAAATGTGCATGATTTTCCAGCACTATCACTTTATCACTTACCTCTTAAGCATAGTTTCGGTGGTGTTATCAACTAAATAGTGAAATGGCAACGATTATTCTGGTCCTTGAAGCATCTTAATAGCTAACTCTTTCATATGTAGAATTATAAGGAGAGTTACACTACGCTACTGGAATGGGAGTATTGTACTATTGTTACAGTGCCCGAACAGACTTCACTAGGGGTTAAACTATCATGTCGAAATGAGTACCTTCTTCTTTGTATTAGGATCCCTATTTTGCAACAGCCTCTCCACTTCAGGTGCCAGATCGCGAGCCATTTCAGCAGAACATATGTTGCCAAGGGCGCAGAGTGCAAGCCCCACAATGAACTGGTTCGAGTGGTTAAGATCTCTGCCCACGTTAAGTAGTAGCAAATTCTCTTTTATCAGCATATAAATCAGAAATAACGTATAACAGCATCAGCGAACACAAATGGCAGGCGTAGGTGGGGCGGATACTGCTTGAGGGAGTTGGTGACGAGCATAAGGACCTCCTGCCGCTCGTCGAGCAGCAGCATGAGTCCGAGGTAGCCGATGCGCTTCTCGGGGAAGCCCGCGGCGGCGATGAGCTTGAGGCACTCCATCTGGCCGAAGTGGGTGGGGTAGCCGAGCATGTGGATGAACATGAGCTTGGCCATGTTCCGGTGCCGGTAGTCCTGGTCGCTCTCGCTGATGGCGGCCCGTATCGCCGCGCACTCCCGCCGCACAACCGCGCGCTCCTCCGCGGCCGTCTTGCACGCGCGTATCGAGCGTATCATGTCCCTGTGGAAACAACGCCCATGCCGACCCGGTCACGCCACGAGCAGATCGGAGGGGAGGAGACGAGGTGGATGCGGCAGAGGACGACTCACCGGAGGCGGGTGCCGGAGGAGAAGGGGTTGATGGCGAGGTCCATGGCGAAGTCCTCGACGATCTTCTCGACGGAATccagggcggggcggcgggggatCTCACCGCccgcgggggcggaggaggagggcgacgaCGGCCGGGCGGATCTGGGGGCGGGCGGTGgtgacggtggtggtggtggtggtggtgggaatTGCGAAGAGGCCCCTGCTTTGTGTTTCGGTTTTGTTTAGTTGAGTCCATGGGGAGTAGTGGGGTCATTTGGGATCTGATCTCGCTGTGCTGACCTATAGTGGCGTGATCCCCCACGGCGTGCTCCGCACAAACAAAGGCAGTCGATTCAGCTAGCGTTATTGTCATTTTACCTGAGTAAATTTCACTCGCAGTTCTTGAACTGTTTTGTTCCGAGTTCTCGTCCTGATCCCGGTACTCTTAAAATGCCTATGACGGTCATTAAAATTGTCCCGAGCTCTCATCCTAAACCTTCAGCTTGTCTTGAGCTCTCATCCTATTCCCGGTATTCTCAAAATGCACATAACAGTCCCTAAACTTGTCTGGAGGTCTCATCTAGATCCATAAACTTGTCCTGAGGTTTCATCCACTAAAATTTTAAGTGagatttgaacttgtttaaaATCCTCATGAATTTTTGACCAATTTTGAATAGGATTCAAACTTGATTTCAAATACTCATAAACTTTGGATCAATTTGAGTCCTAAAAGTTTGAATCCCACTCGAAATCAATCCAAAAATCACGAGTTGAAACCAATTTCGAATCTCATtcaaaattgataaaaaaatcaTGAGGATTTGGAACCAAGTTTAAATCCAACTCAAAGTTTTAGTAGATGAGATGTCGGGACAAGTTTATGGACATGGATGAGAT
Above is a genomic segment from Setaria viridis chromosome 4, Setaria_viridis_v4.0, whole genome shotgun sequence containing:
- the LOC117854091 gene encoding AP-1 complex subunit gamma-2 isoform X5; the protein is MARDLAPEVERLLQNRDPNTKKKAALCSIRIVRKVPDLAENFMGAAASLLKEKHHGVLISAVQLCTELCKASTEALEYLRKNSLEGLVRILRDVSNSSYAPEYDVAGITDPFLHIRVLKLMRTLSQGDADCSEYINDILAQVATKTESNKNAGNAILYECVETIMGIEATSGLRVLAINILGRFLSNRDNNIRYVALNMLMKAIAVDTQAVQRHRATILECVKDADVSIRKRALELVYLLVNDTNVKPLTKELVDYLEVSDQDFKDDLTAKICSIVEKFSQDKLWYLDQMFRVLSLAGNHVKDDVWHALIVLISNASELQGYSVRSLYKALQACGEQESLVRVAVWCIGEYGEMLVNNVSMLDIEEPITVTESDAVDAVEVYLKRYSADVTTRAMCLVSLLKLSSRFPPTSERIKEIVAQNKGNTVLELQQRSIEFSSIIQRHQSIKSSLLERMPVLDEANYLVKRAASMQATVSSVKSAPAVTPGGQLKLPNGVAKPPAAPLADLLDLSSDDTPVTTSAPTTAPNDFLQDLLGIGLIDSSPAGGAPSTSTDILMDLLSIGSTPVQNGPPTSNFIPPGIAETKPVPVTPQVVDLLDGLSSSTSLPDGNAAYPTITAFQSATLRITFSFKKQPGKPQETTINATFTNLATTTFTDFVFQAAVPKFIQLRLDPASSSTLPASGNGSVTQSLSVTNNQHGQKPLAMRIRVSYKVNGEDRLEQGQVSNFPAGL
- the LOC117854091 gene encoding AP-1 complex subunit gamma-2 isoform X1; the encoded protein is MDLAINPFSSGTRLRDMIRSIRACKTAAEERAVVRRECAAIRAAISESDQDYRHRNMAKLMFIHMLGYPTHFGQMECLKLIAAAGFPEKRIGYLGLMLLLDERQEVLMLVTNSLKQDLNHSNQFIVGLALCALGNICSAEMARDLAPEVERLLQNRDPNTKKKAALCSIRIVRKVPDLAENFMGAAASLLKEKHHGVLISAVQLCTELCKASTEALEYLRKNSLEGLVRILRDVSNSSYAPEYDVAGITDPFLHIRVLKLMRTLSQGDADCSEYINDILAQVATKTESNKNAGNAILYECVETIMGIEATSGLRVLAINILGRFLSNRDNNIRYVALNMLMKAIAVDTQAVQRHRATILECVKDADVSIRKRALELVYLLVNDTNVKPLTKELVDYLEVSDQDFKDDLTAKICSIVEKFSQDKLWYLDQMFRVLSLAGNHVKDDVWHALIVLISNASELQGYSVRSLYKALQACGEQESLVRVAVWCIGEYGEMLVNNVSMLDIEEPITVTESDAVDAVEVYLKRYSADVTTRAMCLVSLLKLSSRFPPTSERIKEIVAQNKGNTVLELQQRSIEFSSIIQRHQSIKSSLLERMPVLDEANYLVKRAASMQATVSSVKSAPAVTPGGQLKLPNGVAKPPAAPLADLLDLSSDDTPVTTSAPTTAPNDFLQDLLGIGLIDSSPAGGAPSTSTDILMDLLSIGSTPVQNGPPTSNFIPPGIETKPVPVTPQVVDLLDGLSSSTSLPDGNAAYPTITAFQSATLRITFSFKKQPGKPQETTINATFTNLATTTFTDFVFQAAVPKFIQLRLDPASSSTLPASGNGSVTQSLSVTNNQHGQKPLAMRIRVSYKVNGEDRLEQGQVSNFPAGL
- the LOC117854091 gene encoding AP-1 complex subunit gamma-2 isoform X4, whose product is MDLAINPFSSGTRLRDMIRSIRACKTAAEERAVVRRECAAIRAAISESDQDYRHRNMAKLMFIHMLGYPTHFGQMECLKLIAAAGFPEKRIGYLGLMLLLDERQEVLMLVTNSLKQDLNHSNQFIVGLALCALGNICSAEMARDLAPEVERLLQNRDPNTKKKAALCSIRIVRKVPDLAENFMGAAASLLKEKHHGVLISAVQLCTELCKASTEALEYLRKNSLEGLVRILRDVSNSSYAPEYDVAGITDPFLHIRVLKLMRTLSQGDADCSEYINDILAQVATKTESNKNAGNAILYECVETIMGIEATSGLRVLAINILGRFLSNRDNNIRYVALNMLMKAIAVDTQAVQRHRATILECVKDADVSIRKRALELVYLLVNDTNVKPLTKELVDYLEVSDQDFKDDLTAKICSIVEKFSQDKLWYLDQMFRVLSLAGNHVKDDVWHALIVLISNASELQGYSVRSLYKALQACGEQESLVRVAVWCIGEYGEMLVNNVSMLDIEEPITVTESDAVDAVEVYLKRYSADVTTRAMCLVSLLKLSSRFPPTSERIKEIVAQNKGNTVLELQQRSIEFSSIIQRHQSIKSSLLERMPVLDEANYLVKRAASMQATVSSVKSAPAVTPGGQLKLPNGVAKPPAAPLADLLDLSSDDTPVTTSAPTTAPNDFLQDLLGIGLIDSSPAGGAPSTSTDILMDLLSIGSTPVQNGPPTSNFIPPGIAETKPVPVTPQVVDLLDGLSSSTSLPDGNAAYPTITAFQSATLRITFSFKKQPGKPQETTINATFTNLATTTFTDFVFQAAVPKFIQLRLDPASSSTLPASGNGSVTQSLSVTNNQHGQKPLAMRIRVSYKVNGEDRLEQGQVSNFPAGL
- the LOC117854091 gene encoding AP-1 complex subunit gamma-2 isoform X2, producing the protein MDLAINPFSSGTRLRDMIRSIRACKTAAEERAVVRRECAAIRAAISESDQDYRHRNMAKLMFIHMLGYPTHFGQMECLKLIAAAGFPEKRIGYLGLMLLLDERQEVLMLVTNSLKQDLNHSNQFIVGLALCALGNICSAEMARDLAPEVERLLQNRDPNTKKKAALCSIRIVRKVPDLAENFMGAAASLLKEKHHGVLISAVQLCTELCKASTEALEYLRKNSLEGLVRILRDVSNSSYAPEYDVAGITDPFLHIRVLKLMRTLSQGDADCSEYINDILAQVATKTESNKNAGNAILYECVETIMGIEATSGLRVLAINILGRFLSNRDNNIRYVALNMLMKAIAVDTQAVQRHRATILECVKDADVSIRKRALELVYLLVNDTNVKPLTKELVDYLEVSDQDFKDDLTAKICSIVEKFSQDKLWYLDQMFRVLSLAGNHVKDDVWHALIVLISNASELQGYSVRSLYKALQACGEQESLVRVAVWCIGEYGEMLVNNVSMLDIEEPITVTESDAVDAVEVYLKRYSADVTTRAMCLVSLLKLSSRFPPTSERIKEIVAQNKGNTVLELQQRSIEFSSIIQRHQSIKSSLLERMPVLDEANYLVKRAASMQATVSSVKSAPAVTPGGQLKLPNGVAKPPAAPLADLLDLSSDDTPVTTSAPTTAPNDFLQDLLGIGLIDSSPAGGAPSTSTDILMDLLSIGSTPVQNGPPTSNFIPPGIAETKPVPVTPQVVDLLDDGNAAYPTITAFQSATLRITFSFKKQPGKPQETTINATFTNLATTTFTDFVFQAAVPKFIQLRLDPASSSTLPASGNGSVTQSLSVTNNQHGQKPLAMRIRVSYKVNGEDRLEQGQVSNFPAGL
- the LOC117854091 gene encoding AP-1 complex subunit gamma-2 isoform X3, with product MDLAINPFSSGTRLRDMIRSIRACKTAAEERAVVRRECAAIRAAISESDQDYRHRNMAKLMFIHMLGYPTHFGQMECLKLIAAAGFPEKRIGYLGLMLLLDERQEVLMLVTNSLKQDLNHSNQFIVGLALCALGNICSAEMARDLAPEVERLLQNRDPNTKKKAALCSIRIVRKVPDLAENFMGAAASLLKEKHHGVLISAVQLCTELCKASTEALEYLRKNSLEGLVRILRDVSNSSYAPEYDVAGITDPFLHIRVLKLMRTLSQGDADCSEYINDILAQVATKTESNKNAGNAILYECVETIMGIEATSGLRVLAINILGRFLSNRDNNIRYVALNMLMKAIAVDTQAVQRHRATILECVKDADVSIRKRALELVYLLVNDTNVKPLTKELVDYLEVSDQDFKDDLTAKICSIVEKFSQDKLWYLDQMFRVLSLAGNHVKDDVWHALIVLISNASELQGYSVRSLYKALQACGEQESLVRVAVWCIGEYGEMLVNNVSMLDIEEPITVTESDAVDAVEVYLKRYSADVTTRAMCLVSLLKLSSRFPPTSERIKEIVAQNKGNTVLELQQRSIEFSSIIQRHQSIKSSLLERMPVLDEANYLVKRAASMQATVSSVKSAPAVTPGGQLKLPNGVAKPPAAPLADLLDLSSDDTPVTTSAPTTAPNDFLQDLLGIGLIDSSPAGGAPSTSTDILMDLLSIGSTPVQNGPPTSNFIPPGIETKPVPVTPQVVDLLDDGNAAYPTITAFQSATLRITFSFKKQPGKPQETTINATFTNLATTTFTDFVFQAAVPKFIQLRLDPASSSTLPASGNGSVTQSLSVTNNQHGQKPLAMRIRVSYKVNGEDRLEQGQVSNFPAGL